Proteins encoded by one window of Mesorhizobium sp. INR15:
- the urtC gene encoding urea ABC transporter permease subunit UrtC has protein sequence MSEKVSLQILLYGVVCLAILLFPLVVNDAFLLNKFSRYLVFGMLAIALSLSWGYAGILNLGQAMTFGLGSYCMAMYLKLKTVPIHTGSDGLPDFMVWNNLTELPWVWAPFHSTAFALLAGILVPALFAGLLGWFMFGGRVTGVYSAIITLAAMVVVNLIIVDQQGYTGGFNGITDLAQFDMFGFEFDAYSASTYYLVAICLTVALFVALAVTRSKTGLILQAVRDQEERVRFFGYDVALYKTFVFSVSAGIAGLAGMLYTIVMEFASPTFLGVPLSLSIVIWVAVGGRRSLLGAMLGALLVTGVQGALSESEAFLETWTLVMGGLFVLIVLLLPQGLAGAFQSLAARLQPAGKISTDKKTSPDKKTESRDSGKTAHAGETA, from the coding sequence GTGTCCGAAAAAGTCTCCCTTCAAATTCTTCTCTATGGCGTCGTTTGCCTCGCGATCCTGCTGTTCCCGCTGGTCGTCAACGACGCCTTCCTGCTCAACAAATTCTCCCGCTACCTCGTCTTCGGCATGCTGGCGATCGCGCTCAGCCTGTCATGGGGCTACGCCGGGATCCTCAACCTTGGCCAGGCGATGACCTTCGGTCTCGGCTCCTACTGCATGGCGATGTACCTCAAGCTGAAGACGGTGCCGATCCACACCGGCAGCGACGGCTTGCCGGACTTCATGGTCTGGAACAACCTGACCGAACTGCCCTGGGTCTGGGCGCCGTTCCATTCCACGGCATTCGCATTGTTGGCAGGCATTCTCGTGCCGGCGCTGTTTGCCGGGCTGCTTGGATGGTTCATGTTCGGCGGCCGCGTGACCGGTGTCTATTCCGCCATCATCACGCTGGCGGCGATGGTGGTGGTCAACCTGATCATCGTCGATCAGCAGGGCTATACCGGCGGCTTCAATGGCATCACCGACCTCGCGCAGTTCGACATGTTTGGCTTCGAGTTCGACGCCTACTCGGCTTCGACCTACTATCTCGTCGCGATCTGCCTGACCGTCGCACTGTTCGTGGCGCTGGCGGTAACGCGCAGCAAGACAGGGCTTATCCTGCAGGCCGTGCGCGACCAGGAAGAGCGCGTGCGCTTCTTTGGCTATGACGTGGCGCTCTACAAGACCTTTGTCTTCTCGGTATCGGCGGGCATCGCCGGCCTGGCCGGCATGCTCTACACCATCGTCATGGAGTTCGCCTCGCCGACCTTTCTCGGCGTGCCGCTTAGCCTTTCAATCGTCATATGGGTCGCCGTAGGCGGCCGCCGGAGCCTTCTCGGCGCGATGCTCGGCGCCCTGCTGGTGACCGGCGTGCAGGGTGCTCTGTCGGAGTCCGAAGCGTTCCTCGAAACCTGGACACTGGTGATGGGCGGTCTGTTCGTCCTCATTGTCCTGTTGCTGCCGCAGGGTTTGGCCGGTGCCTTCCAAAGTCTCGCGGCCAGGCTCCAGCCCGCCGGCAAGATCAGCACCGACAAAAAGACCAGTCCCGACAAAAAGACCGAGAGCCGTGACAGCGGGAAAACCGCGCATGCGGGGGAAACAGCATGA